The Lolium rigidum isolate FL_2022 chromosome 1, APGP_CSIRO_Lrig_0.1, whole genome shotgun sequence region GACGGTGGTGTTGTCGAAGTAGGCGGGGGGACGATCGACGGAGTATCCTGTGGCAGACATGTAGAAGCTGGCCTTGGGGTATAACAACTTGGTGGTGAGAAGGACGTTGGTGGTCTGGCCCGAGGAGATGACCAGTGTGTCGACGGTGAGGGGCTTGACGTAGACAGCGTCGACCTCGACGATGGTCAGGGTGTGGTTGGCGACGGAGAAGAAGAGCTCGTCGTTGAGGGCAGCGTTGACTAGACGCAGTAGGTACGTCTTCCCGGGCATCACCTTGAGCTTGAACGTGTCTTTGGCGGAGCAGTTGTAGAGCGGCCCGGGAAGGCCGTTGATGGTGTAGGCGTCGGAGATGTTGGGCGGACCGCCCACCTTCAGCGCCTGGCTCATCACCTCCTCTGTGTCTGCCGCCCACCACTCACCTGTACGAACCCAACAATTCTCACGATGAAAACACTTTCGTGGTGGATGAGAAGGCTTTCGTGATGGCCCGCCATATAAATCATAATGTAATATTTTGCAAGATTTAAATTTTATGAAGTATTAGAATGTCACATGTATCAGTCGATGCATAGGCTGATGCGCCGTCTGTAGGGGACTAACCGAAGATGACCGGAACCTCCTTGTACGGCGCCGGGAAGGGGTAGGGGACGCCGCGCTTGGGGAGGATGATGATGGCACCGTAAACGGTGGAGCGGAACCAGGAGATGTGCGCGTGCCACCATAGCGTGCCGCGCTGCCCGGTGACGGTGAACCGGTACACGTACGTCCGGCCCATCTGGATCGGGCACTGCGTGATGTATGCCGGCCCGTCGGCCCAGCCCGTCCTCAGCTGCCGGATCCCATGCCTGCCACATGACAACAGCGATAAGCTTGACGACGGCAGACGTTTCTACTGGTTAAAAGCTACCGCTACCAGTTAAAAAGTGGTTCAAGTGAGCTTGGTGACAGCTGACCATGCGTTACCAGTATTAATCAGAAAGAACATACGTTACTAGTTAAAAGCTAGCTAAGGCTAGTTATTCGCAAAAAAGAAGAGCTAAAGCGTTGAAAGTCAAATGTACCAGTGAATTGTCATATTGTGTGCGACGTGGTTGGTGACGCGTACGTGGACGCTATCGCCTTCCCTGGCGACGATCTCCGGCCCCGGGAACCGCCCGTTCACCGTCACGATGCTCTTCGTGCCGCACAGCCTCGTCACGTTCGCCATCTGCACCTGCACGCACATCTCCCATTCACAAGCACCAGTCAAGAACACACCACTTACGTGTGTGGttaaatcaaccaatccaccatgCAGATTATGAAGGAGCTAGCTAGCTAGACATACGTTGAAATCGTAGCGCCTGGTGATGCCCTGCGCTTGGATTATGAGCAGTGTCAGGGCTGCTGCCACGAGGAGAGAGCATGgacgaagaccggaggagatcatGCTCACGGTGTTCATGGTGGCTACTAGCTAGCTAGTCTTGAGCTCTCGAGGAGGAGAGCAGATGGTCGACCAGGTACCGGGGAATGGAGTGAGTGCTGGAATGGAGCGCCCTCGAGCTTGTATATATAGCAGTAGTAATGTTAGTCCACTAATACATCACGTCTAATAAATGAGTGTGACTTAGATGCTTTGCTCTATGTGGGGCGTGCTAAGTATAAAACCCAAGAGGAGCATACGGAAACAAAAAACTCAAATAGAACTAGGCGTGACATTGCcattctatttattttctatccATGCGTGTTCAGCACTTTGCTAATCGAGAAGTCCCAACGCATGTCGAACGGCTGTGCTTTAACTTAAAATATGTACACACAAAAAATGATCGCAATACAAAGTGCAAATAATAGCGAAGTAGTGAACCATTAGAAATCTTATATATACTATACAAAAGTATATTATTTTTACTAAAACTAGTAAGGTGGCCCTCGCATTTCATCTTCAGCATATTGAACATGTCTATGAAATTAATTTATGGTTTCAGAGATATTAGAAGTATGGAACTATAAATTACATTGTTTTATTACCACACAAAATGTTTTGTTTAGTAAAATAGTACCCATATGAAAAATTGTTAGACCAAATTTAAGTTGTTGAACTGTACGCTAACTcacctttttttcttctttcataGGTAGTGTTATTCCTATTTTTTTATTTCCTTTCTATTGTCCCCGCCTCATCATACAGGGCATCGATGGTCTTAATTACATGTATTTATTTTATCATGTTAGATGACTATATCGACTCACAGTGGTCATAATTTTGAAAATGCTAATTAGTCACAAATTCACTACATATCCTCACACAATTAATATCTACTATTTTCACGGCACGTGAAATTCTGCCCAACCTGTCATCACCACTCCTCGGTAGCATCATTCATTATGCCACTGGATAGGACTATTGGAACATTTTTACATGACTTATGTCCTATCCTCCAGGACGGGCTCGGCTAACTGTCTTTATGTCCAATCCGGCTAATTATCTGATAGTTGTGTACACCAAAAACTACAGGAGTTGTACGTATCTTCTTCTGTTTTGCGAAAAATCGGCCATCCCTCATACTACGCTAGGCACGGAGACGTCGAAGGGAAAACAGGAACGAAATGGCAGTTTCGGGAGAGTAGCGACTAACTCGCACCTAAAATTGCTAGCGCCTAGTTTTCTGACGAAAAATTGAGAAAAAGTTTACATCGTAAATATTGGAACGAAGAGAGTATTAAATAAAAGAAttaatatccaacaaatataattttatattttgagaaaaaaattacGTCTTAAATATTGGAACGAAGGGAGTATTAAATAAAATAATTGATATCCAACAAATACAATTTTCTTTGTTTTTATGGAACAGTCTAGAGCCCTAGAGATATATGTCTTGTAAAGCTCATCAATTTTTTTCAAGACTCCTTCCTTTTCACGTCTTACATGGCACGGTGATTGTTGTTCCTTTTCTGATACATATGCTTCTTATTTAACGTGTCGAATATGGTTACACGGTTACGTACGTAACTATTAGTCTCTCGTTAAATCATATCCGTAGATTATAGATCTAACATGTAACATAATTTTGCTTCTTATTTAACGTGTCGAATATGGTTACACGGTTACATACATAACTATTAGTCTCTCGTTAAATCATATCCGTAGATTATAGATCTAACAGGTaacataattttgatgatgtggattaacgtggtgtctctattttaaaccttcttattgtgcttttagtatataatagattgcaTGTATTTAAATGTGCTATGCTTTCAAAGAAGAATAGAGCCCTCTCCCTAGGGGGATAGTTGCCCACTTGCTCCGCCTCCCCCCACCTACCCATGGGTAACAACACGATAGCCCTTGGTAAAATAAATGTCAAACCTTATTCCGTTTACAACAGATAATAGTACATAATTAATTGGACTATGAGGCTTCTTGTTGCCATTTGCAAATCTCTCTCCCCAATCGACTGTCAAGTGCTCTCACGCTCATGCTGTCGATTTTGATATGGTTTCTTTCCCGCCTCTTCCTGTCAGCTTCCTAGCTTTTGGGTATGCGCGGTGGGCTAGCTTTCTGCTAAGCCCGTGGATGGCTCTACCATGAAGGTTGCTTCCTGGTTGGAGGAACACAATCACGTGCCCTCCCCTCTTCGTCATGCCCTGCCTTTTTTTGCGCAACGCGTAGAAAACCGCTAGCTCTCGATCTTGCTATTGATGGCGGCATGCCCTCTCTTGCTCGGCCTATCCAATGGTTCCAGGGGGTGCTCTGCCCCATGTGCTGCAAGGCAATTTGACTCATGTTGGAGAGGCTGGTCTCCTCGTCACAAAGACTACGATTTTTCATCTCCCCATGGCTCTCCTGCCGCGCTGGGGAACCAAAGATCGAGATGCGTGCCTCCTTGTTCCTCCAGGTGCTTACTTACATGCTGACCCATACACCAGTACACACCCTTGATTATTCTGCCCCTTTAAGTCTCCCCATCCCCCTTTCTGCTGCACCTTGCCATCCTACATCCCGCCCTTCAAACTTTTCTACATGTAGACATCATTGTTTAGTTTTGGATCTTTTATTAGATTTTGTAGGGAGCTGGTTCAGTGCCAGCTATTTTTATTGTTTTGGTCACAGCTCGTCCACTTCCATTATGACAACACTTCCATCTTGCCTCCTAAATTTTCCTCGTTGTCTCAAGAGTCCCCCTGCTCTTCCTAGTCTCTCGTTTGTATATAAAGTACAAACGAGTAGATGATCGATGGTTGATAGGGAGTGGAGTGAATGCTGGACATCCAGACTGAATGCACTACCGACCTATTGGAAAAAGTCCATTCACTGGAAgtaaaaaaggaaaatagccatAGAAAGAGATCAAATGTTGAGCTTGTAAAACCTGACAAATAGAACATGACATCGAccaatgtttggaatagccataaAATAGAGTAGCATTGGACAACATTAATACACATAGAAATATCAAAGTATCAAGTAAACAGAATAGTCACCGGTAGCATAAAGAGTAACCATAGAACAGAAAACACTAGAACCAAAACATAGAATAGAGCATATGAAttttttccaagtatcacatacaTTAAAAGCAATCCAATATAAACCTTAGGCAGTGCTCACTATTACTTTGGATccatagaaaaatcaaatcaaattggaATAGATAATGAACTTAATAAATTACAAAATCCTAACCTATCAAAAGGCTTCTCAAATCCTTGCTAGTGCCAACTCCAATACATATCAATTAAATCATACCAAAGCCAAGAATAATTTTGGGAATAGAAACAAATAAAGAGAAACTAAAATTCTTATTGGCATTGTCCAAAATAGACTAAAGGACATGAAATTTGGTAGCAAACCGACCTGCCATTTATGGTAAGTAGCTATGAGTCAAAACCTTGAGTCAATTGACCACCGAAACTATCCCCTAGCACAACTGGAGTGACTTTTTAGACAAAACTGATCCAAACATGTAACAAATTCAGAAAATATACTCTCGGTGAAACTATTTCACTGATCTAATCTTTTTAAGAAATTCCTATGAAAAACATTGCCAGCGTGGCACGCGAGTCCTATAGTACATAGTGTAGCGCCTCTCCCAAAGACGCATCACACCTTGCCAGCGTGGCACGCGAGTCCAATAGTACATAGTGTAGCGTCTAAGGGAAAAACATTGCACTACTCTTTATATGAAACAGTTATCTATAATTGATAGAACACTATAGTAGCTAAGGTGATTGAAGCCTTTGCTGACTACTACTAGGTCGTGGGTTTGAATTCCTAGACCAtggattttttgtttttattttgtcaaGTATAGACATCCGCTTTATAAAAAGAATAGTGTACCGTCTTTCCCTTAGTTGTTATACTATGTACTGTAGCACCGTCCGCCAAGGCACTACCAAAGGGATTACTAGGACCCACGTGCCTTGGAAGAGACGCGCATTTGCTATTGAGCATTTGCCATGTTTAGCTCAGTTTTCGGAAAAAGATCTGCTGGAGTTGGCTCGTTTCGATAAGATCTCTATGAGATTGAAAAATCTAATTAAAGCAACGAAAGCATCATGCAGCAGCGTCGAGTGAGGCACTATGGAGCGGGAAAAACCTATGcatcgaccaggtcggtggctaccggccaccgcacaccccccgcATGGGTGTTGGCCTGGCCTAGATaggctttttttgtttttgttttttctctcttttcagttttcttttcttttctttattctattttctttttcagtttttcttttctgttttctgttttcggtttttttatatttatttttcatatttgcaaaattttaaattttaaaaattgttcaaattgagaaaatgtttaaatttaaatatgttcaaatttgaaaatcgttcgaTTTTGAGAAACATTCAAAcgtgaaaaatgttcatatttaaaatgaattaaaaaagaatgaaaacttttcaaatttaaaatatgttcatattcgaaaattttcaaatttcgaaaaaataaaagaatctgaaaaaatgttcaatctcaaaAGTATGTTcaagttcgaaaaatgttcaaatttcaaaaaaaaatcaaaaacctgaaaaaatgttcaatctcaaaAAAGTATTCAAGTTCgcaaattgttcaaatttcaaaaaaataaaaaatctgaaaaaatgtgcaagt contains the following coding sequences:
- the LOC124684095 gene encoding laccase-4-like; amino-acid sequence: MANVTRLCGTKSIVTVNGRFPGPEIVAREGDSVHVRVTNHVAHNMTIHWHGIRQLRTGWADGPAYITQCPIQMGRTYVYRFTVTGQRGTLWWHAHISWFRSTVYGAIIILPKRGVPYPFPAPYKEVPVIFGEWWAADTEEVMSQALKVGGPPNISDAYTINGLPGPLYNCSAKDTFKLKVMPGKTYLLRLVNAALNDELFFSVANHTLTIVEVDAVYVKPLTVDTLVISSGQTTNVLLTTKLLYPKASFYMSATGYSVDRPPAYFDNTTVSAILEYRNPSASSFRKELPIFSPTLPPFNDTNFVTNFTTGLRSLNTPEYPATVPRSVDRRFFFTISLGTLPCPENTTCQGFHGGQYAAAVNNVSFILPSKALLQSHFTDQSTGVYQPDFPAMPLSPFNYTGTPPNNSNLGTGTRLLVLPYNTSVELVMQGTSIVGFESHPLHLHGYNFFVVGQGFGNYNPTTDPAKFNLVDPVERNTVGVPPGGWVAIRFLADNPGVWFMHCHFAVHTAWGLKMAWLVQDGSNPNEKLLPPPSDMPKC